In the Leptospira sp. WS4.C2 genome, one interval contains:
- the dnaA gene encoding chromosomal replication initiator protein DnaA, protein MDKRWEEILEEISKQIPPKYFSNFIAPLRFEKWENQVVHLMAPSTGIKRHVETKYVSFIEDALYQVVGDRFKVSILAESEASSQIFKEVIQSKFDESDSDLNPEFIFSNYITSDSNKIAFTAAKSVVEQPGKYNPLYIFGPVGVGKTHLLHAIGNEIKKKDPWKTVRYVNSTSFLNEFIFTVRQNNRESLESFKIRYQSYNVLLFDDIQFLNGGAEKTQEEFFALFNFLYDRKRQIVIASDRPSYELPLHERLKSRFVHGLQADIKSHDLALRIELLRASFSEFNIPASDKLLLWLAERLEGDSRALIGIVNDLVLYKKAYEYFLLTEEKIQEIAEARFLTNKKRIGFSPDMVIDLVCERTNVARKDLLGKSRKADFIPPRHLCMLLLHDVLHVPKAQIGRIFSTTHSTVIHGIDKFKVRMKLDSQWEDIFHSIKHKISFQ, encoded by the coding sequence TTGGACAAACGTTGGGAAGAAATTTTAGAAGAAATATCGAAACAGATACCTCCCAAGTACTTTTCCAATTTCATTGCACCACTCCGATTCGAGAAATGGGAGAACCAAGTGGTTCACTTGATGGCACCATCCACAGGAATCAAACGCCATGTGGAAACAAAATATGTGAGTTTTATAGAGGACGCCCTCTACCAAGTGGTCGGTGATCGTTTCAAAGTATCCATTCTTGCAGAATCCGAAGCCTCATCACAAATTTTTAAAGAAGTCATCCAATCAAAGTTTGATGAATCTGACTCGGATCTAAATCCAGAATTTATTTTTAGTAATTATATTACTTCTGATTCCAACAAGATCGCTTTTACTGCTGCCAAAAGTGTAGTGGAACAACCAGGGAAATACAATCCACTCTATATCTTTGGACCGGTTGGGGTTGGAAAAACTCATTTACTTCACGCGATCGGCAATGAGATCAAAAAGAAAGATCCTTGGAAAACAGTTCGCTACGTGAACAGTACCTCTTTTTTAAATGAGTTTATTTTTACAGTCCGTCAAAACAATCGCGAGTCTCTTGAGTCTTTCAAAATCCGTTACCAATCTTATAATGTCTTACTCTTTGATGACATTCAGTTTTTGAATGGTGGGGCAGAAAAAACCCAAGAAGAGTTTTTTGCCCTATTTAATTTCCTTTATGATAGAAAACGCCAAATTGTAATCGCATCAGACAGGCCAAGTTACGAACTTCCGTTACACGAAAGGCTCAAATCTCGATTTGTGCACGGTCTCCAAGCCGATATAAAATCCCATGACTTGGCCTTACGCATTGAACTTTTGCGCGCCAGCTTTTCCGAATTTAACATTCCTGCTAGTGACAAACTTCTACTTTGGCTCGCCGAACGTTTGGAAGGTGACTCCCGCGCGCTCATTGGAATTGTAAATGATTTGGTTTTGTACAAAAAAGCCTATGAATACTTTTTACTCACGGAAGAGAAAATTCAGGAAATTGCTGAGGCCCGATTTCTCACGAATAAAAAGAGAATTGGGTTCAGTCCTGATATGGTCATTGATTTGGTCTGTGAAAGAACGAATGTCGCCCGCAAAGATTTACTAGGGAAGAGCCGTAAGGCCGATTTTATCCCACCTAGGCATTTGTGTATGCTCCTCCTTCATGACGTCCTTCATGTGCCTAAGGCACAAATAGGCAGGATTTTTTCGACCACGCACTCCACTGTCATCCATGGAATTGATAAATTCAAAGTACGAATGAAATTGGATTCTCAGTGGGAAGACATTTTCCACTCCATCAAACACAAGATAAGCTTCCAATAA
- the dnaN gene encoding DNA polymerase III subunit beta, with protein MKFTVNTTEFLKAINSVDGVISVREIKSALSNLKIQTGENEVYLSATDLEIAIKTSVPSTIGEKGTASLPAKQLSSIFKNLNFDTSLLATTDQSENSETTITDASGKMDTKFKVNGIDSEDIKTIPKVDDSSVVEFPCQTIREMFRKTSYAMAIEETRFVFNGLFLKPDNTDLIVVGTDGRRLSKIVRKFPKQFPFKNGVIIPHKAVREMLKMMEGKETAKIGFVEEQIYVSSGNVELLFKLIDGNFPDYEQVIPKQTSESVRVVKADFLTFLKQALISAEEPSKQIRLAFTKGSVNISSSNPGTMMFDHNMPIDYNGEPITIAFKGDYLSDVVKAVDDPEVILEFTTSSAPVLFKDPSDSDFVSVIMPMKL; from the coding sequence ATGAAATTCACTGTCAATACTACAGAATTCCTAAAAGCAATCAACTCAGTGGATGGTGTCATCTCAGTTCGAGAGATCAAATCGGCTCTTTCCAATTTGAAAATCCAAACAGGTGAAAATGAAGTTTATCTTTCGGCGACTGATTTAGAGATCGCGATCAAAACTTCTGTTCCATCCACCATCGGAGAAAAAGGAACAGCATCTTTACCCGCAAAACAACTCTCCAGTATTTTTAAAAATTTGAACTTTGATACAAGTTTGCTCGCTACTACTGACCAATCAGAAAATTCTGAAACAACGATCACAGATGCTTCTGGAAAGATGGACACTAAGTTTAAAGTGAATGGGATCGATTCGGAAGATATCAAAACCATTCCTAAAGTAGATGATTCAAGTGTGGTTGAGTTTCCTTGCCAAACCATTCGGGAGATGTTTCGTAAAACATCTTATGCAATGGCAATTGAAGAAACACGTTTTGTATTCAATGGTCTATTTTTAAAACCGGATAACACCGATTTGATTGTTGTGGGAACGGATGGACGTCGTCTTTCTAAAATTGTTCGTAAGTTTCCAAAACAGTTTCCATTTAAAAATGGAGTGATCATTCCTCACAAAGCAGTTCGTGAAATGTTAAAGATGATGGAAGGAAAAGAAACAGCAAAGATTGGTTTTGTGGAAGAACAAATTTATGTTTCTTCTGGAAACGTTGAACTTCTCTTTAAACTGATTGATGGAAACTTTCCTGATTATGAACAAGTCATTCCCAAACAAACTTCCGAGTCTGTTCGTGTGGTTAAAGCTGACTTTTTAACTTTCTTAAAACAAGCTTTGATTTCCGCAGAAGAACCTTCGAAACAAATTCGTTTGGCTTTTACAAAAGGAAGTGTAAATATCAGTTCTTCCAATCCAGGAACTATGATGTTTGATCACAACATGCCAATCGATTACAATGGAGAACCAATCACCATTGCTTTTAAGGGTGATTATTTGAGTGATGTGGTAAAAGCTGTGGACGATCCTGAAGTAATTTTAGAGTTCACTACGTCCAGTGCACCGGTTCTATTTAAAGATCCTTCTGACAGTGACTTTGTTTCAGTCATCATGCCAATGAAACTTTAA
- a CDS encoding DNA replication/repair protein RecF: protein MFLKKIYIKNFRNHEETALTFQSRLIFFIGNNGEGKTNLLESISLLSYLKSFRESDQNQLLRWDTSDTFIRAEFESEGNEYLFEYGIEHSYSKRKKLKVNGEEFKKISDYVGYFRSIVMSPPDILIIEDGNVERRRFLDAFISSTNRYYLKQLIEYDRLIKQRNAALKKENSTDREIGIWDEPIIEHDAEIREIRTKTIESLAGYFHKNLQQLSSGKDPFFLTYKPNLTSKEEHRQRLIDNLRKDRAIGYTSCGNHRDTLPIGFDDKDLSGFGSQGQKRSAVIALKTACFQMIRDTTGEAPVLLIDDIIRELDVKRREYFVNLISECGQAFFTTTDLEGINEYVGNLTLDKEIYQVENGKVKVFS from the coding sequence ATGTTTCTAAAGAAAATTTACATAAAGAACTTTCGTAATCACGAAGAAACTGCACTCACTTTCCAATCACGTCTTATCTTTTTTATTGGCAACAATGGAGAAGGTAAGACAAACCTTCTTGAATCCATTTCTCTTCTTTCTTATTTAAAAAGTTTTCGTGAGTCTGATCAAAACCAACTACTTCGTTGGGATACATCCGACACTTTCATTCGAGCTGAATTTGAATCCGAAGGAAATGAATATCTTTTTGAATATGGAATTGAACATTCTTATTCCAAACGAAAGAAACTAAAAGTCAATGGAGAAGAGTTTAAAAAGATTTCCGACTATGTAGGATACTTTCGTTCGATCGTGATGAGCCCACCAGACATTCTCATTATTGAGGATGGGAATGTGGAAAGAAGGCGATTCCTAGATGCCTTTATCTCTTCCACAAACAGATACTATCTAAAACAGCTCATTGAATATGATAGACTTATCAAACAACGGAATGCTGCCTTAAAAAAGGAAAACTCCACAGATCGTGAAATTGGAATTTGGGATGAACCTATCATCGAACATGATGCGGAAATTCGTGAAATTCGGACTAAAACCATTGAGAGTCTTGCGGGATACTTTCATAAAAACTTACAACAGTTAAGTTCTGGAAAAGATCCCTTCTTTTTGACTTATAAACCAAACCTAACTTCCAAAGAAGAACATAGACAAAGGTTAATCGATAACTTACGAAAAGACAGAGCTATCGGTTACACGAGTTGCGGAAATCATCGAGACACACTTCCCATAGGTTTTGATGATAAAGACTTAAGTGGGTTTGGATCCCAAGGCCAAAAACGAAGTGCTGTCATTGCCCTAAAAACCGCTTGTTTCCAAATGATCCGTGATACGACGGGAGAGGCACCAGTTCTTCTGATTGATGACATCATTCGAGAATTGGATGTCAAACGGAGGGAATACTTCGTTAATTTGATTTCGGAATGTGGGCAGGCATTTTTTACCACCACAGATTTAGAAGGAATCAATGAATACGTCGGCAACCTAACCCTAGATAAAGAAATTTACCAAGTGGAAAATGGCAAAGTGAAGGTGTTTTCTTAG
- a CDS encoding DUF721 domain-containing protein, which translates to MKKVELSELFQSLEKMGMDREAVFRDQILKKLRLQWNEIVGEYFGKQSFPKIIDGKKLTVVCRHSMISQELEFQKAEVLTKVNSITNPILLEKIHFKTGNEFQNPRS; encoded by the coding sequence ATGAAGAAAGTTGAACTCTCTGAGCTCTTCCAAAGTTTGGAAAAAATGGGTATGGATCGGGAAGCTGTCTTTCGTGACCAGATCCTAAAAAAACTCCGATTGCAATGGAATGAGATCGTCGGTGAATATTTCGGTAAACAGAGTTTCCCGAAAATCATAGATGGCAAAAAACTCACAGTTGTTTGTCGTCACTCCATGATATCCCAGGAATTGGAGTTCCAAAAGGCCGAAGTTTTGACCAAAGTGAACTCAATTACGAACCCGATTTTACTGGAGAAAATCCACTTCAAAACTGGAAATGAATTCCAAAATCCTAGGTCTTAA
- the gyrB gene encoding DNA topoisomerase (ATP-hydrolyzing) subunit B has protein sequence MSNQTDPNAYSASKIKILEGLEAVRKRPGMYIGTQDESGLHKMVYEVVDNSVDEAMAGHCTEIDVRILPDHIIEVRDNGRGIPTGIHPDKGKSTIEVVLTILHAGGKFENDAYKVSGGLHGVGVSVVNALSTYLEVEVHQEGKLHYQKYQAGVPVEDVKVIGETTHRGTVVRFKADDTIFTTVDFSYDTLSARFREIAFLNKGLLIRIEDQRKEEVASHEFKFDGGIVSFVEYITEAKHPLHKVLHFVGEKENVWAEIALQYCDTYSENIFCFTNAINNNLGGTHLEGFRTALTRTLNDHLKKDQILFKKQPNGLQGDDIKEGLCAVISIKIPQPQFNSQTKEKLVNAEVKGLMQTITGEGLNRFFEENPAVIKKILEKCILASKAREAARRARDLTRRKTVLEGGGLPGKLADCSEKDPEHCELFLVEGDSAGGSAKQGRDRNTQAILPLKGKILNVEKARLDKILSNEEIRTLITVMGTGIGDDEFNVEKLRYRKIIIMTDADVDGSHIRTLLLTFFFRYMKPVIERGSLYVAQPPLYLLKFGREAVYVYSDREKEDILKARPNDKVVIQRYKGLGEMNPEQLWDTTMDPKERVMLQVKLQDFVEAEDTFNILMGDEVSPRRRFIEANSYKVANLDL, from the coding sequence ATGTCCAACCAAACCGATCCAAACGCCTATTCAGCCTCGAAAATCAAGATCCTAGAGGGTCTTGAAGCGGTCCGGAAACGTCCCGGAATGTATATCGGAACCCAAGATGAGTCCGGCCTACATAAGATGGTTTATGAGGTTGTGGATAACTCAGTGGATGAGGCTATGGCCGGCCACTGTACTGAGATTGATGTTCGCATTCTGCCAGATCATATCATAGAAGTACGAGACAATGGTCGTGGAATTCCAACGGGCATCCATCCCGACAAAGGTAAGTCCACAATTGAAGTGGTGCTCACCATTTTACACGCTGGTGGTAAATTCGAAAACGATGCTTATAAAGTATCCGGTGGTCTCCATGGGGTAGGGGTTTCTGTTGTGAACGCACTTTCCACTTATTTAGAAGTGGAAGTCCACCAAGAGGGCAAACTCCATTACCAAAAATACCAAGCCGGTGTTCCCGTAGAAGATGTAAAAGTCATTGGAGAGACAACTCACCGCGGAACAGTCGTTCGTTTTAAAGCGGATGATACTATTTTTACAACTGTTGATTTTTCTTATGATACTTTATCCGCACGATTTAGAGAAATTGCCTTTTTGAATAAAGGACTTCTGATTCGCATTGAAGACCAAAGAAAAGAAGAGGTTGCGAGTCATGAATTTAAGTTTGATGGTGGAATTGTTTCTTTTGTGGAATACATCACAGAAGCAAAACACCCTCTTCATAAAGTTTTACACTTTGTGGGAGAAAAAGAAAATGTTTGGGCAGAGATTGCTCTTCAATACTGTGATACGTATAGTGAAAATATTTTTTGTTTTACCAATGCCATTAACAATAACTTAGGTGGAACTCACTTAGAAGGATTTAGAACTGCTCTCACAAGAACTCTGAATGACCATCTAAAGAAAGACCAAATCCTTTTTAAAAAACAACCCAATGGTTTGCAAGGGGATGACATTAAAGAAGGACTTTGTGCCGTCATCTCCATTAAAATCCCACAACCGCAGTTTAACTCACAAACAAAAGAGAAGTTAGTGAATGCAGAAGTGAAGGGTCTTATGCAAACCATCACAGGAGAAGGACTCAATCGTTTCTTTGAAGAGAATCCTGCTGTCATCAAAAAGATTTTAGAGAAATGTATCCTAGCCTCTAAAGCAAGAGAAGCTGCCAGACGGGCACGAGATCTCACAAGACGGAAAACTGTTTTAGAAGGTGGTGGTCTTCCAGGAAAACTCGCAGACTGTTCTGAAAAAGATCCTGAACATTGTGAACTGTTTCTTGTCGAGGGGGACTCGGCGGGTGGATCAGCCAAACAAGGCAGGGACAGAAATACCCAAGCCATTCTTCCACTCAAAGGTAAAATTCTAAACGTAGAAAAAGCTCGGTTGGATAAAATTCTTTCAAACGAAGAAATTCGAACACTTATTACTGTTATGGGGACAGGGATTGGGGATGATGAATTCAACGTCGAAAAACTTCGCTACAGAAAAATCATCATCATGACAGATGCGGACGTGGACGGATCGCACATTCGAACACTCCTCTTAACTTTTTTCTTTCGTTATATGAAACCAGTCATTGAAAGAGGATCTTTGTATGTGGCACAACCTCCACTTTATCTTTTAAAATTTGGGCGCGAAGCAGTGTATGTATACTCCGATCGTGAAAAGGAAGATATTCTGAAAGCGAGACCCAATGACAAAGTGGTGATCCAACGTTACAAGGGACTCGGAGAGATGAATCCAGAACAACTTTGGGATACCACTATGGATCCAAAAGAACGTGTTATGTTACAAGTAAAGTTACAAGATTTTGTAGAAGCAGAGGATACATTCAATATCCTTATGGGGGATGAAGTTTCTCCTCGTCGTCGTTTCATTGAAGCGAATTCATACAAAGTTGCAAATTTAGATCTTTAA
- the gyrA gene encoding DNA gyrase subunit A has product MTEQNGQENESNKTLALNLSGRPDVAGALRAGVRVIPVEIEDQMKEAYLDYAMSVIVGRALPDVRDGLKPVHRRVLHAMNERAWRSDRPYVKSAKIVGEVIGNYHPHGDSAVYETMVRMAQTFSMRETLIDGQGNFGSVDGDNAAAYRYTEARLTKLAEELLKDIEKNTVSFSPNFDDTRQQPDVLPANFPNILVNGSTGIAVGMATNIPPHNLKEAVSAVIALIQNPDITLPELMKIIPGPDFPTGGTIIGGEGLYQAYATGKGSIRIRSKVDIIENNKGREIIVINEIPYQVNKKNLLEKIGDLVNEKIIEGISEILDLSDRKGIRVEIHIKKDANAQVILNQLFKLTQLQVSYGITMLAILDNRPKIFSLKEILKSYANHRNEVVIRRTEFDLDKAQKRAHILEGLRIALDNIDEVIRIIRASKDAREAQGSLMSTFALSELQADAILEMRLQRLTSLEVQKIIEELEQVRLLIADLEDILSKPERVKSIICDELGKVAQSFGNTRSTEISLESLESSTFNAEDLIADEEVVVQLSEDMFIKRLPMDTFRRQKRGGKGVQGISTKREDFVKKLSSAMTHDNLMLFSNKGRAFLMKVYELPIGSKEARGKSLKAVINLNDDEIITSLFTFRNFDESYLLMVTREGFVKKIQLDEFTNTKKSGIIAIGLRDGDELIDVIANPNNYDVFIGSKNGLAIRMNLNELRSQGRTASGVTAMKLEDDDAIAGITKVEPETTLFCISENGFGKRTDFEEFSTKGRGGKGMTYFKIGEKNGRSVGIATVKEDDELLVITQSGMAIRVEVKTISMVGRSAMGVKVVNTKDEDFVKDFAVVRDSESDPE; this is encoded by the coding sequence ATGACCGAACAAAACGGCCAAGAAAACGAATCAAACAAAACCTTAGCACTGAACCTTTCCGGTAGACCAGACGTAGCCGGTGCCCTTAGAGCTGGTGTACGGGTCATTCCGGTTGAAATCGAAGACCAAATGAAGGAAGCTTACCTAGATTATGCGATGAGCGTAATTGTAGGTCGTGCACTTCCCGATGTCAGAGATGGATTAAAACCAGTTCATAGACGTGTTCTCCATGCGATGAATGAAAGAGCCTGGAGATCCGATCGTCCTTATGTAAAATCAGCGAAAATTGTCGGGGAAGTGATCGGTAACTATCACCCGCATGGTGACTCTGCTGTTTACGAAACGATGGTTCGTATGGCCCAAACGTTCTCGATGAGAGAAACTCTTATCGATGGTCAAGGTAACTTTGGTTCCGTTGACGGGGACAATGCAGCGGCCTATCGATATACGGAAGCAAGGCTCACAAAACTTGCTGAAGAACTCCTAAAAGATATCGAAAAAAATACGGTAAGTTTTTCGCCAAACTTTGATGATACGAGACAACAACCGGATGTATTACCCGCCAATTTTCCAAATATTTTGGTGAATGGATCTACGGGAATTGCTGTCGGTATGGCAACGAACATTCCACCGCATAACTTAAAAGAAGCGGTAAGTGCCGTCATTGCTCTCATTCAAAATCCTGATATCACACTTCCGGAACTCATGAAAATCATTCCGGGCCCGGATTTTCCCACGGGAGGAACCATCATCGGTGGGGAAGGCCTTTACCAAGCTTACGCCACAGGTAAGGGTTCGATTCGGATTCGTTCCAAAGTGGACATCATAGAAAATAACAAAGGTCGTGAGATCATTGTTATTAATGAAATTCCTTACCAAGTAAACAAAAAGAACTTACTCGAAAAAATCGGGGACTTGGTGAATGAAAAGATCATTGAAGGGATTTCGGAAATTTTAGATCTTTCCGATCGAAAAGGAATTCGAGTTGAGATTCACATCAAAAAAGATGCGAATGCACAAGTCATCTTAAATCAGTTATTCAAACTAACACAACTGCAGGTGAGTTATGGAATCACTATGCTTGCGATTTTGGACAACCGTCCCAAAATCTTTTCTCTCAAAGAAATTCTAAAATCCTATGCTAATCATAGAAATGAAGTTGTTATCAGGCGAACGGAATTTGATTTAGATAAGGCCCAGAAAAGAGCCCATATCTTAGAAGGTTTACGGATTGCACTCGATAATATCGATGAAGTGATTCGTATCATCCGAGCTTCGAAGGATGCGAGAGAAGCACAAGGGTCTTTGATGTCAACGTTTGCTCTCTCTGAGTTGCAAGCAGATGCTATTTTAGAAATGCGTTTGCAACGACTCACATCTTTGGAAGTGCAAAAGATTATTGAAGAATTAGAACAAGTGAGACTTCTCATTGCAGACTTAGAAGACATCCTTTCCAAACCAGAACGAGTTAAATCCATCATCTGTGATGAACTTGGAAAAGTGGCGCAGTCTTTTGGAAATACTCGTTCTACTGAAATCAGTCTTGAATCTTTAGAATCCTCAACCTTTAACGCAGAAGATTTGATTGCTGATGAAGAAGTTGTTGTCCAACTTTCTGAAGATATGTTTATCAAACGCCTTCCTATGGATACTTTCCGACGCCAAAAACGCGGTGGAAAAGGTGTACAAGGTATCTCCACAAAACGAGAAGACTTTGTTAAAAAACTAAGTAGTGCGATGACTCATGACAACTTGATGTTATTCTCGAACAAAGGCCGAGCTTTCCTTATGAAAGTTTATGAATTGCCGATTGGTTCCAAAGAAGCACGTGGAAAGTCTCTCAAAGCAGTAATCAATTTGAATGATGATGAAATCATTACATCTTTATTCACATTCAGAAACTTTGATGAATCCTATCTCCTTATGGTAACAAGAGAAGGTTTTGTGAAAAAGATTCAACTGGATGAATTCACAAATACTAAAAAATCGGGAATCATTGCGATCGGGCTTCGTGATGGAGATGAACTCATTGATGTGATTGCCAACCCAAATAACTACGATGTGTTTATCGGAAGTAAAAACGGTCTCGCCATTCGAATGAATTTGAATGAACTCAGGTCGCAAGGTAGAACTGCTTCGGGTGTCACTGCAATGAAATTGGAAGACGATGATGCGATTGCCGGGATTACGAAAGTAGAACCTGAAACTACATTATTCTGTATTTCTGAAAATGGATTTGGAAAACGTACGGATTTCGAAGAATTCTCAACCAAAGGTCGTGGTGGCAAAGGAATGACCTACTTTAAGATTGGCGAGAAAAACGGAAGATCTGTTGGTATTGCCACTGTGAAAGAGGACGATGAACTTCTTGTGATCACTCAATCAGGGATGGCCATTCGAGTGGAAGTAAAAACCATTTCTATGGTAGGACGTTCCGCAATGGGAGTCAAAGTTGTGAATACCAAAGACGAAGATTTTGTAAAAGATTTTGCTGTAGTTAGAGATTCGGAATCTGATCCTGAATAG
- a CDS encoding tRNA dihydrouridine synthase has translation MVTIGNVTIKGNVVLSPMAGISDSPYRQITRRFGSAFAYTEFVSTEQLLMGNTKSLDMFRFLEKERPIFFQIFGSDLETVVNASEIAASKKPDVIDLNMGCSVAKVSHHGSGAGLLRNVRMAGAMIEGIRKKTGLPVTAKIRLGWDSNSLNYLETVKVLEGSGVSAISVHGRTKVMAYSGFADWNAIGEIKSKANVPVFGNGDVASFAEALEKKKKYGVDLVLIGRKAIGNPWIFSDTSKETKTWFEIKNVILEHLDLMLNFYPSEDDYALILFRKHFIRYIENIGFPDEAKRELLQISNVNQFMDRLESASMDSRFLETSEMKNESINCETFMNLV, from the coding sequence ATGGTAACCATCGGGAATGTAACAATCAAAGGTAACGTTGTTCTTTCTCCGATGGCCGGTATTTCTGATAGTCCGTATAGACAAATTACTAGACGCTTTGGCTCTGCTTTTGCTTATACGGAATTTGTTTCCACGGAACAGTTGTTAATGGGAAATACAAAATCTCTTGATATGTTTCGTTTTTTAGAAAAAGAACGACCCATCTTTTTTCAAATCTTTGGTTCCGATTTAGAAACGGTTGTGAATGCATCAGAAATAGCAGCCTCTAAAAAACCAGACGTGATAGACCTCAATATGGGATGTTCAGTGGCAAAAGTATCTCATCATGGTTCCGGTGCCGGACTGCTACGAAATGTGCGTATGGCAGGCGCCATGATCGAAGGGATACGGAAAAAAACAGGCCTCCCCGTTACAGCAAAGATTCGTCTAGGTTGGGATTCTAATTCTTTAAATTATTTAGAAACAGTCAAAGTGTTAGAAGGATCAGGAGTCTCTGCGATTTCAGTTCATGGACGAACAAAGGTTATGGCTTATTCAGGTTTTGCGGATTGGAATGCCATTGGCGAAATCAAATCCAAAGCCAATGTTCCGGTTTTTGGAAATGGCGATGTCGCAAGTTTTGCCGAAGCTTTAGAGAAGAAAAAGAAGTATGGAGTGGATCTAGTTCTTATTGGTCGCAAAGCCATTGGAAATCCTTGGATTTTTTCTGACACATCAAAAGAAACCAAAACTTGGTTTGAGATTAAAAATGTGATTTTAGAACATCTAGATCTAATGTTAAATTTTTATCCCTCCGAGGATGATTATGCTTTGATCCTTTTTCGAAAGCACTTTATACGGTATATAGAAAACATCGGTTTTCCTGATGAGGCAAAACGAGAGTTATTACAGATTTCAAATGTAAATCAATTTATGGATAGATTGGAGTCCGCTTCTATGGATTCCAGATTTTTGGAAACAAGCGAAATGAAAAACGAGAGTATAAACTGTGAAACGTTTATGAATCTCGTGTAG
- a CDS encoding PilZ domain-containing protein yields the protein MADSRQSIFSDSYSKYGGVKQKRKDARVKLDVPCTVELVKAKNTPVSGHLSDLGTGGLAFQTTAIFYEGDQVKIHFSLHQNPLEIIGTVHRTAGKTTSVIFQPLGAADHKIVQEFIHKHYFDPKGKK from the coding sequence ATGGCAGATTCAAGACAGTCGATATTTTCAGATAGTTATAGTAAATATGGCGGAGTGAAACAGAAACGTAAAGATGCAAGAGTCAAGTTAGATGTGCCTTGCACTGTGGAACTTGTAAAAGCAAAAAATACACCTGTCAGTGGACATCTTTCTGATTTAGGAACGGGAGGTTTGGCTTTTCAAACGACTGCCATTTTTTATGAAGGGGATCAAGTGAAAATTCATTTTTCCCTCCACCAAAATCCGTTAGAAATTATTGGAACTGTTCATCGAACAGCAGGTAAAACCACCTCAGTAATCTTTCAACCATTAGGTGCTGCAGATCATAAAATTGTTCAAGAATTCATCCACAAACATTACTTTGATCCTAAGGGAAAAAAATAA
- a CDS encoding lipoprotein LipL21, translated as MKKSLIVCASLIAFVVSCGSNDGGRRDATTVGKNGWIFEGWACAPDAAAAKRGESPAEYCKGKEKEYDYLYMKFSARASDKAIKANSVAMKQSTCREAARLQVAGDGLKKILGEYLEQASGVSDGQSTGSVIVSESKGIIKGVGVYDCCSLNNETGICANVGEPETWEECQCVGYLRYAGGQKALEAKATAAQ; from the coding sequence ATGAAGAAATCGCTTATCGTATGTGCCTCTCTAATCGCATTTGTTGTATCTTGCGGATCCAATGATGGAGGCAGAAGAGACGCTACGACCGTAGGTAAAAATGGTTGGATTTTTGAAGGTTGGGCTTGTGCGCCTGACGCCGCTGCTGCAAAACGTGGTGAAAGCCCTGCTGAGTATTGCAAAGGAAAAGAGAAAGAATACGATTATCTTTACATGAAATTTTCTGCACGTGCTTCTGACAAAGCAATCAAAGCTAACTCAGTTGCAATGAAACAATCCACTTGCCGTGAAGCAGCTCGTTTGCAAGTTGCTGGTGATGGTTTGAAAAAAATCTTAGGTGAATACTTAGAACAAGCATCTGGTGTATCTGATGGTCAATCCACAGGTTCTGTGATCGTTTCTGAATCTAAAGGTATCATCAAAGGTGTTGGGGTTTATGACTGCTGCTCACTTAACAATGAAACAGGAATTTGCGCAAATGTTGGCGAGCCTGAGACTTGGGAAGAATGTCAGTGTGTTGGATACTTGCGTTATGCGGGTGGACAAAAAGCTCTTGAAGCAAAGGCAACTGCAGCTCAGTAA